The nucleotide sequence catttctgggaaagtatacaggttttacggagaggggttacaacgttttgagaaatgtttggatttggaaaagaattgttttactgacccactcaattttggttttgcgcccctccaggttcaggaatcacaaaggtgtggtgactacgaggaattcgacggtgttctgacagattggacaaaattaggactcaccttcgggtgtatcaaattataaattgtatctttaaagcttccgtactgtgcaaatggttacgtcactctcacgtgacggccagcatgccctccttcgggacggggtgtgtcagtatgAATGATaaacggttggatcattgaaaaaacaATTATGGAGTGAGCCCTAAGAAAGTGTGTCAACATGTATGCCAAAAAATATGCGTCCTTGATCCAATATATATTGTTGTGTTTGTAATTAAATCATTTCGAGCCTAAACGTTTACGAACAGACGTGATGTTCTTCCATGGACAATCTCAAAAGGCCTTAGCAAACTACAGCAAAGTTACCAAATGCAACTTAACTTCTTGAACAAAAGCCAAAAGGCTTTTAGGGTTAATGGCTTCGTGGCCTAAATAATTCTGCATATAGCTACACACCCAAACTATATTAGTTTTCATAACTAGAGTAAGAATATCGATCGTATCTTTTATCCTACATTCAGTTTTGTAGTCCTATTCTTCCACATTTGTAGCAAATAAGGGGTTTTCTTTTCCCAAAAGTCCTAACCCTTCAGCACAAACTTCAGAAGTTATTTCTCCGTAGGTAATACCTATCATCAGGTATAACTCCACCAAATTTACTCTTAATTCTACTGCacacctttaaaaaaaaaagaaaaaaagaagacaatCCAGAAAGaaatttctctttccaaaaatcAGCATAGCAATCTGGCCTAGTGAATACCTTAGCATAAAACGCATATTTGGACCATCTAAAATGAGACAAAGTTGGACACTTTAGATTCATCAGGAGGTCTCCAAATCAGTCTTGTTGGAGCTCAATAGTTCCAACAAAATGGGGGATAATAGTAATATATTAGAGTGTTAACTGCATCTTCTTGGTATATTGGTTCACCATTATAGTCTCCTGTCTCCTACTACACTTGTAGCTGCAAATATTTGTTCTTTTGCTTGATCGCTAGATGGAAATCTCACCATCCACAAAGTtgatgtcacatcctggcccaggcctccaccacatcccgggctcaacttttccataacacgatattgtccgttttgagccccgaccacgccctcacggttttgtttctgggaactcatacaagaacttcccaatggatcacccatcatgggattgctctcgcgcgaacttgcttaacttcggagttccgatggaacccgaagccagtgagctctcaaaaggcctcgtgctaggtagagatgataatatacatataaggcttagatgatccactcccttggacgATGTGAGATGTAACAGTTGACCTATAAATCCTGCAACTATGGCCTGAGCAATTCCCTTATCACAATTTCCATTCAACTTACTCGCATATGAGAACTTCATCATATGCCTCATGGTATTGACTATTTGATATTCAGTATGTCCATCATGTTCCAACAATTGATTTTCCATCATACTAGACTTTATCATCCATGTCATTTTCTTCAAATTATAAATATATTGGTGATGGCCTTAGATAAGAATTTTTTATTAGAGTTGTTCCTTCAACTTTTCTACCAAATTTTATCCTATAGTCCCGGTTTAGGCACTGTCTCAGTAGATTGCTCTTCTAAATTTGGGAGTTGGGTTTCAAACTTTCAACGATCACCGAATCTTTTAAGTTAGGAAGATATGATGGTTTaaacaagggaactttaacgaaaagcatccggtactgttcactttaacgaaaaaccacatttttacactaaaaagtcaatcctggtactattcactttaccctttattttgtccttatcattaaaactcaaagttttcaagcctttttcattagttttccttttaaacaaAGCTTGGCCgtgtttatcttcttttttcttcttgttatcAATGGAACTAGAAGTCGAACCCATCCACCTTGGTTCCCTAGGCTCCCATTTTTCAGAATTAAGAGGATCGCTATCTTTTCATGAATTATCAAATTCTAGATGTTTGCCTTCCAAAGGATTggagaaaaatgatggtgtaattaTTTTGTTGTATAAGAGCAGAAACTCCATCATTTAAAAAAGTGGTAGTTGTTTGACTATCCTGTTGTACATTAGGTACTTCTTTATATGGAGTGGTTCCTTTTTGATTCACTTATTCTTTTCTGGCGGGTGGAttgcctcttcttcttttccctCTTTAGTGACATAAGTTTTGAAGGCTTTTTCAACAACACTTGTACGCATATTCAAGGACTTCCATTTCATAAATTGAAAATGAGCTTTTATGAAGGAATGCGTGTTTTCCACAACTATAAGTTTTCTTAAACCATTCTCTTTTTAGTGTTCTTCACACTATAAtctatttcatgatttttttttatcaatttcaaacttAGGTATGACACAGACGTTAAATTCAACATCTGACCATGATGGTTTGGGTTAAGGGGGGTTTCTTAACGGAGCAATACTTTCTAAGGATTCTACCTTATATAACGGGATTTGAACTTCTGCACGAGTTTGCCTAAGACCTTCAAGAACAATTCTCTCATGATCTTGCTCATAAGAGTTTGACCTTGTTGTTCGCCTTCTAAACGCATTTGTTCGAAAAGAGGGGTCTTGGCGCGTTTAAAGAATCAACGTTTAATTGAGAAACCAACGCTTAATCTAGCCATCCTATCCGTAGAAAATTGTGCTTCAACGTCTCTATCTTCGTATTGATTTATATGGCTAGGTTCTCTTTTTGGAATTGGTTGAGATGGAGCTGCATCTTGCAATCTCTATCTTTTAGGTAGAGTAACTTCATTCCACTTTATCATTTTAGGATTGTATCAACTAGtgctaatttattttaaatgagAAGAAAGCGAATGTGAAATAGCAGTTCTTGAAGATGAGAGAAAAGTTGGTTACACTGTTCATATTTTGTTTGTTGCTTTTTCACTTGAAAGGGAAATTATTAGGTAGATGGGATAATTTAACCACAAGTTATTAACTAATTTTCCTCTGGACCATCCAATTTCTTCTGAGATCTAATGCAGTGGTGATTTGGGATATCAATATTTACCCACAGAAAAGTCTAGGGTTTATAAGAAGAGAGGGAATATGTTGAAAGCAAGGGCATAACTATAAAAACTGAGAGTGACTGAAAATGATGtggcatctctctctctctctctctctctatacaaAACTAATGCAATATAATTAGAATGGGTTAAATGACTTAGCTTGCAAAAATGACACACTGCAATTTGGTCATCCTTTAGCTTAAGTTTAAGGATCATTAATTGATGTCATCAACCACTTTGTTTTTTGCTTGAATGCTGTTTTCATGGAGGTTAGCTAGCTCATTCCTATTTGTATGTATTTACCACATATAGAGGATTGTGCAACTATATAATCATTATACATTATTATTAATTGACCATTATGAAACTTATTTTGCTCCACAAATAGAGTAGAATTAGATACTATTACTAACTAATTATTTTGTGCAGTTCCATGAATAACTATGGGAGGTTTTGTTTAGTAGAATTAAAGGCATCGGGTGCAAATGAAGGATCCTTTACACCAATTTATCATgtttgtgagtttttttttttttttttttttgaaaaaaggtACAATATTCATTGCAAACGAAAATAATACGTTCATTATTGAAGATATGATGTATATAATGGACCTCAATAAAAATCTTAACGAGAATTTCAACCCAATCAAAGAGAAAATGAGTGTCCCGCCCCAATAAAATACTAAGAATTATTATCTTCAAAGAGGTGGTCTAGAATAGTAGAAGTAAACCCCATAAGTAAAACTAACAAAATTGAAACCACAAATTCTAAAGCAACAATGAGTAATCATACCATACAAATTTCGACGAGCAACTAATatcgttgtataaaaaaaaaaaaaaccaatttcgAAAATTTTGGCCTTGAACAAAATCCCATAAATCTCACATGTGGAGAAAATTGTACtcataaaaatcaataaaaaataaaaagtctaAAACGTAATTAAATGAACATAAACACATAACGTTAACGTCCCTCCAAAGTTTCTCAGaaaaaaatttcccaaaccCGGAAAAGAAAAAGCCCCACCTCCTCaactctctcatttttctcccGGACGCACACTCACTCCACCATACTCTCTCATACACTCCCAAATCTCACCTCTCCCCTtacctactctctctctctctctctctcaacccaCAACTCAGAGATAGCAAAGCTCACTGCTTTTCCTCTCAGAATTTACCCTTCTCCTGCAACTTTATAAATCTGCATTGCTATATTTGGGGAATTTACATGGTGGGTTCACAAAAATTCATTCTCTGAGAGGCAATGTGAGGAGGATTTGAACTGTCCCTATGATGGTGGTTGCCATTTCCGAAGCAGCTTCGACAGACCCGCCGCCGAACCCCAAAACCTCATCGAACCACCGCTCACGGCCCCATCTCCAAAACCCATCAAGGCCTCCTCTCTTACCTTCAGAGAAAGACAATGGCTTCGTTCAGAGGCGACCCAGAGGCCGCCAAGTCTCGTCGAAATACATGTCTCcttcgccttcttcttcttcgacctCGACCTCGACTTCTACGGTCTCGTCCTCTGCGTCTTCCAGAAGATGCCAATCTCCGTTGCTCTCAAGGTCCATAAACTCGGCTTCGAACTCGACCCCCGTTCCGGCTCAGAAACGGGCTCAATCGGCGGACCGGCGGCGACCCATTACTCCTCGGACCTCCGCTGGCCTCCCCGAGGCTCGGGTGAGCAATGCCGGTTCCGAAGTCTCTGCTGCAACTCGGCTTTTGGTCACTTCCACTCGGAGCTTGTCGGTTTCGTTCCAAGGTGAGGCCTTTTCGCTTCCGATTAGCAAGACTAAGACTCCAGCCTCGCCGAGTGGGACTGCCGCGAGGAAGGCCACGCCTGAGAGACGCCGGTCGACCCCTGTGAGAGGAGATCAAGCTGAGAATTCTAAGCCGTCTGATCAGCACCGGTGGCCGGCCAGGACTAGACAGTTGAGCTCGGGTGGGACTAATAACTTGTCCAGGAGCATGGACTGCAGTTCGGACAACAGGAAGCTCAGTGGGATTGGATCTGGGATTGTGGGTCGAGCACTGCAGCAatccatgattgatgagagcaGAAGAGCGTCTTTCGATGGTAGATTGAGCTTGGATTTGGGGAATGCTGAGCTTTTGAAGGATGCTAGGCAAAACCCAGATGCTAATTCTGCCCATGAATCCTCTGTGCCGTCTGATCTCACTGCTTCTGATACAGACAGTGTTTCTTCTGGTAGCACTTCAGGTGTGCAGGATGCTGGTGGTGCCGAAAAGGGTCGAACCTTACCCCGTGGCATTGCAGTGTCAGCAAGGTTTTGGCAGGAGACTAATAGCCGGTTGAGGCGGTTGCAGGGTCCTGGTTCGCCTTTATCAACAAGCCCTGTGTCTAGAGCAGGGGCAAAATTCGTTCAATCTCAATCGAAAAGGCTTAATGGTGATGTCCCATTATCATCATCTCCCCGGACAATGGCTTCCCCCACTAGGGGACCAACTAGGCCTGCTTCGCCGGGTAAGCTTTGGACTTCTTCATCAATGTCACCATCAAGGGGTTATAGTCCTTCTCGGAGAAGTAGTGTTGAAAGTACCTTGAATAGGAGTTATTCTGGTCCTGCACCTTCAATCCTTAGTTTTTCTGTTGATACTCGGAGAGGGAAGATGGGGGAAGataggattgttgatgcacacaTGCTCAGGCTTCTGTATAACCGTTATCTGCAATGGCGGTTTGTAAATGCAAGATCAGATGCTACCTTCATGGTGCAGAGACGAAATGCCGAGGTATGATCTCAGTGCTATAAATTGCATTGCTTTCTATCTTTTTATTTCAGTAGTGTTTGTCCatgaatttgtttttttgttggatGGTCATATGACTCCTATATATTGTTATCCATGTATGCTTCACCTCGTTATGTACTAATATCCATTTCTATCTAAGTAGCACGGTTGATGTTTGTGGTCTATGTATTCCATATTAGAATGTGAGCATCCAAttaaaaaccaattggcaaCTATCTACTTAGTATGGTTGATGTTTGTGGTCTATGTATTCCATATTAGAATGTGAAAGCATCCAACCCAAACCAACTGGGAATAGGAGGGAGAGGCTTAAGTCATTAAACTTTAGGCAAGGCTTTAATTCCCCCATGTGAAATTCACACTCTCAAGCACACCCCCGCAAGTGTGGGGTCTTCAAGTCTAGGACGTGGACAACACATATTAGGTGACGTGGGCTGTTTGGCTTAACATATGGTACCCTGGTTTGGTACCAGATTAGAATGTGAGCATTTAACCCAAAGCCAATTGGCATTAGGAGAGAAATGCCCAGATCATTTAAACTGTTTGGCAAGGGTTTGATTCCCCAATGTGGTATTTACACTCTCAACATTGTATATACACACTCTCAACATTGTATATACTTCTGACTAGTGGTTCGTTTCCCTAATAATTACAATGAGAAGGCTAACTTCTCTTTCAGCTTAATTATTTTGTGGCAGGttccttttggtttttttttatttttcctttttcttcttgaagAGGATGTCTCTTTGTTCAGCTTGAGCGTGCCATTATATTAGTTCATTTCTGAGCTTTAATTAAGCATGGGAGATACAAATAAAAGGATATGTAATATTAATACAGATGGAGTCTGGGTAACACAAGGCAAATCTTAAATGAAGGGTGTCACTGTCATTGGTtattacttaaaagaaaaaaaaactgtgcGGCTGCAATTGGGAGCTTGTGGAGTGAATAGTTTCGGAAAGTGAAAATCGAAAGGTGATCTGTGAAGTCTTTGAAGTGATTTTTATTGACCAATTTGTCTAGAATGGAGATAAAAACCATGGATGGCTTTGCCTTGGATGCATTGAAGAATTCTTTTCTCTTTCAGTTTCATAGACTCCGTTAATTGGAGTATTGTCATGTTTTAGGGCTTCATTGGTGTTTTTAGTACTTTTGACTAGATTGATTCATATTCTAAATTCACATCAAATAAATATCTGAACTCATGGCGTCAGTTTCCCAAGTGCTTTCTTATACAgtgaaacttgaaaaaaattCTGTATGATGAAGTCAAATGAAGCACTTACCTGATGATTTGTTATGCAAGACATTATAAGCTTTACTTCTTGGCATGGTCATGCAAACCAATTTAGAACCAATGTCTTGTTAATAATTTTGGTTTCGGAGAATGTCTCACTTGATTACTTCATTCTTGTAAAAGTCACTGTGGAATTGAAGACTCAATATTAGGAGCGGAGAATAAGGTTATGGGGTTGTTTTTAATAGTTTCCTATGCACCAGTTCTTGTTGATGCTGAGAACTCGTTCGGAAGTGATTGATGCTGGTTTATGTATGTAAAGCAGATACATTTAAAGAGGGATGATAAGAACTGTATGATTCATGTGAGAAAAGTGAAGTTAATGTATCAAATTAATGGGCATCTGTCATATTGCATCTCAACTCAATTTAGAAACCAATAAAGTGTGATCTATTTTTGAAATGGTTTGATTTTGGAAATTTAGATCTCTGTCCTTTGCCCTCATCACATTATATTTATTAGAATAACTTCTacagttttcattttttattttgtctttggtTCTCTTTTGGATTAGGTCCCTCGTCTAATTATCTGTCTGCCAATTTTATGGTTTCTTGTACGTTTGTTTGAAAATGCTGCTCATACCCTTACATgttgaagtatttttcttttctgtaaCTTTTTTTACTTCAACTTGTCTGAAAGTTTGAACTTTTCAAATGTTTGATCTTGGCTGAATGTAAGATTCTACAAGCCAGTATGCTTTTTCACTTACATTTGGTGATTTCTTTGTTTCTATATGAACCATCCATATATACAAAGTGACTTTTTACGTTGTGtctggttttgattttttttttttttttgacagtTTGCATGTGTCTTTTGATGAAATAAGTTAGTTGCAAAATGGTCAGGTTGGTTACTGTTTATGTAAATTATCTTATCTAAATTTGCATTTTCTTGGGTGCCAGAAAAACATGTGGAATGCATGGGTAACAACTTCAGAGCTCCGACATTCTGTCACACTCAAAAAGATCAAGTTACTCTTGTTGAGGCAAAAATTGAAGTTAACTTCCATCCTCAGAGGACAAGTAAGTTTCAGAGATTAATTATCTTGATAGCACTTACTTTCTGCTCCAATCTAACATATGTCATTGACTGGCATCCGCAATGTAATAGTACATAATATGGTGCTGGTggcaaatttttttctaatgctAAACTCATTTCTCTAATAGATTCATGTTTCTGAGATGTAACTAAGTTTTCTGCTGGCTGGCCTTCAATCAACCAAAACCTGTCTTCCACTTTGTTGTCTCCTTGTTAGAACTTTTCCCCCTTCTGGATTAGTGCCACTCTCTTTCTTTCGTTAATCTGTGCGGATGTCCAAAAAGCACTATCAAGACAGTGTTGATAAGATTGCCTCTAATAAATCCTTACTAACTTGTACCTTGATTAGTGCAAGTTCAATGCTTTGTATTTAGGCATCCAATAAAAGGAATAATTTTGAAAAGAATCATCCGCCAAGTCCAAGTTTCTTTTTCCTACTACATGAAGTAGCTGTTTGGTTAGAGCTAACTTGGTGTTTATATGGAACCTTTTTGTATGTGTTAGCTTCCAGATTTCTGATAACCAAGCAGGAGGATCAAAATTTCTAAAAAATGCtcttgtttttataattttataatcaTAATAGTATTCCTAAGGATGTATGCTCATTGTAATGGGAATGAGTTATTCTTTATTGACATTGGTGATGGTAGAGGGTgttatcttatttttttttgttactcaAGACCTTTTATTGTAAAACGCCTGTTGATGAACTTTACTTCTGGCTAGCTTAGGGTCAATTAGGTCTCTCATATAAGAGGAGCTTATTTCCGGTAAAAACAGAGGTGTTTAGGAGTTGGGGCATACTATAGAAGAGGGAAAGTTATTAGTGAAATAATATGTTTTCTGTCAAGACAGTGTGCTACATCTTGAAATCTTTTGTAGGAAGACATGCAAATATCGTCTGCAAAGGCAATGTGAAATATCAGAAAGAAGGGAGACTAGACTGTTTTGGGATAACAAGGGCTTGCATAATTACTAACATTAACCTTGGTTGAGGTCCCGTTAGCCTCAATTGATTGCCATTAAATGATGCTTATATGCTCTAGACCTTGCATTCTTGCCAGAGCTACAGAGTTTGAAATGTCAATCTCAAATCTGGTCCATCGAATGCAGAAGGACAAAAATAACTCAACCCACTACTGTCAATGTAGGTGCTGATGAAGGAGCATCCGAAGTTCCTCAGGGATGTTCCCTGTGGGCGCGTGTCTGCATGTATAATAGTTATTGTCTTTCCAAATAAAGCTTATCTACCTGAGTTTGTATGTTATCATGAAATACTATTTCTTTTGTACCAAATTATTTTCTTGTTAATATTACAACTGAATACACTTGGTAAACCTATGATAGCTATATAATATAGTCACACCATGATTTTGCGAGTGTTTTATTAAAT is from Malus sylvestris chromosome 5, drMalSylv7.2, whole genome shotgun sequence and encodes:
- the LOC126624664 gene encoding QWRF motif-containing protein 2-like, whose product is MMVVAISEAASTDPPPNPKTSSNHRSRPHLQNPSRPPLLPSEKDNGFVQRRPRGRQVSSKYMSPSPSSSSTSTSTSTVSSSASSRRCQSPLLSRSINSASNSTPVPAQKRAQSADRRRPITPRTSAGLPEARVSNAGSEVSAATRLLVTSTRSLSVSFQGEAFSLPISKTKTPASPSGTAARKATPERRRSTPVRGDQAENSKPSDQHRWPARTRQLSSGGTNNLSRSMDCSSDNRKLSGIGSGIVGRALQQSMIDESRRASFDGRLSLDLGNAELLKDARQNPDANSAHESSVPSDLTASDTDSVSSGSTSGVQDAGGAEKGRTLPRGIAVSARFWQETNSRLRRLQGPGSPLSTSPVSRAGAKFVQSQSKRLNGDVPLSSSPRTMASPTRGPTRPASPGKLWTSSSMSPSRGYSPSRRSSVESTLNRSYSGPAPSILSFSVDTRRGKMGEDRIVDAHMLRLLYNRYLQWRFVNARSDATFMVQRRNAEKNMWNAWVTTSELRHSVTLKKIKLLLLRQKLKLTSILRGQISCLEEWGLLEKDHFSSLLGATEALQASTLRLPVVGKAIVDFQNLKEAVGSAADVMQTMVSSICYLSSKVEEMNSLLCELMKVTATERVVLEQCKDFLSTLSAMQVKDCSLRTHIIQLQRVPTIRSLTTRV